Below is a genomic region from Flavobacteriales bacterium.
GGTGCTCATATTTCCAAAACACAATTGCTGCGGAACGATCATTTTGCGTTTACGGAAAAGCCTCAGATTGTTTATGAGGAACGGAAAACAGTGACGGCCGAGCAAGGGTGGGTGAGGGTTTGCGGAGAGTATTTATCGCAAGGGGGAGAGGAGTGGATTACTTTAGGTTCTTTTGATACTACGCGTATGATTTCCATGCGTAGCATTGGTAAAAAACCGGAAAAGAAAAGTGTTCGTGCTGCACGTTATGCTTATTATTATCTCGATGATGTCAGCGTAATTGAACTCCGGGAAAATGAAAACTGCAAAAACAGCAGTAGTCAATTTCAACAATGGTATTTTTTAATCGATGCTTCTGAGTCGATGAATAAAGAAGGAAAATGGAATCATTTACCCGAAGGAATAGCACAGGGAATTTCCTATACCGCTGAAGGAGATCATTTGCAGTTGTACGGATTCAATGATGAAGTTTTTTCATTGGGGAATGATACCATCGCTCAAGCGTACGATTATTCAGCATTACTTCAGTATCACCCAAAGGGTGCAACGGCGGTGCAGCAGGGATTAAAAAAAATCTATAGCGAAATTTCACAGCATCCGGAAAATACTTCGGTGGTGTTGATTACGGATGGTCAGTTCTCGCTTGGAGCATTTAAGGATACGATTGAACGTTATTACAAGCATAGAAATATCTCTTTTTCGGTGCTACAGATCGGATCGAAAAACAATAAATCGTTGCGGAAAACGGCAGAGCGAAATGGTGGTTATTACTTGTTATCTGATGATTCCGAATATGGCAGGGAAATTGCTGGTATTGTTCAGAATGAAATGAAGGATCGCGAAGAAGTGAATTATGGGAAAGGGAAATTTTACGTTACTCCCGCTTTTTTGTTTACCTTGATTCTTACGCCTATTATTGTTGTACGATGGCTTTAAGGACAATTTTATTATTCGGATTAATGCACTTGACGGTGTCGCTGTTTTCGCAGGAAAATCTGGTGATCAATCCGGGTATGGAAGAAACTGTTCCCACTCCGCCAACGCATCATTGGAATACTAAACTGAAAGTGAATACGCCACTAGCTCCGGATTGGTTTACGGCAACCGAAGCAACGGCCGATTATTTTAATTCGCATGAATCGACCATGATGGGATCGCCAACGGTGGTAGCGCATCGCGGACAAGGTCGTATTGGTTTTATTTGTGGTGCGAAAAATAAATATACCCGTATCGATTATAAGGAATACCCAATGGGAAAATTGGTTCGTCCACTCGAAGCCAATAAAAATTACTGCGTCACTTTTCATATCGCGCTCGACGGTAGTTCGAAGTTTGCCATGGATTCCATCGGATTTTATTTTTCGCCTGAACCGGTAGGATTGCAGCAAACGACATTGATAAAAGTGAAACCTGCTTATGTGATGCCTGCTGATAGTATTGTGACTGCAAAAGATGGTTGGGTAGAAGTGAAAGCGGTGTATCCTGCCAATGGGGGAGAGCGTTACATTGTGTTTGGGAGTTTTTCTCATAAGGATCGCATAAAATTAAAATCCATCGGCGAGCATCGTCCCAAACGATTTCATTTTTCGAAAGTGAAAAAATTAGCGTATTACTATCTCGATGATGTTTCCGTAAGCGAATTACCGGATAGTACGGATCGTCCCTGCCTCAGTGGTAAAACAAAAAACGTAGCGAAGAGTAACCGTTATTTGTTTTTGGTGGATGTTTCCGGCTCCATGCATGCCGGCGGAAATTTAGATTCAGTGAAGCAGGCCTTAAAAAATAGCATTCGCGAATTGCCGGCAGAAGCAGAAGTGGCCATGGTAAGTTTTTCGGGAGAACCTAAATTGATTGTTCCGTTTTCTTCTCCGCAAGCTGCGGGACTAAATGCATCCATTGATTCGTTGAAACATGGAGGCTACACCAATGTGGCTAACTCCATTGAATTTGCCTATAACTATCTTCAAAAATCGGAAAAGGCAGAAGGGACAAGCATCATGTTATTTACCGATGGAATTTTTGAAGTGAATGTGCCGACCAACAAACGCATTCTTCAAAATTATCACGATCATCAGATTCGCTTTTCGACTTTCCAATTTGGCGATCGCACTAATTTTGATTTGGAAAAAGTAGCAGCAGCCACCAAGGCCGATTATATAAAAGTTCAATCAGAACAACTCAACGATATGCTGGCTCCGCATTTGTACGATGTAGTTGAAATTCCCAATAAAGAAAAAGTGTACTACACCCATATGCGATTTGAAATGATAGCTATTCGTCCACTTCGCTATTGGCTGTTTATTCTGATTGGCGTTGCCCTGGGGGTGAAGTATTTCTAACAGGAACTATTTTTTATTTCGCAGTAATCACAAATTCTGTTCTACGGTTTAATGCACGGTTGGCATCGCTGGTGTTGGGGACTTTCGGTTTGGTTTGTCCAAATCCCTGCGCTGTAATCCGTTCCTGAGAAATTCCTTTTGAAATGATGTAGGCCATTACCGCTTTCGCACGATTATCGGAAAGCGTCAGGTTTTCATTTGGATTACCGCGGTCGTCGGTGTGACCATGAATGGCTATTTTAATATTCGGATTCTCCTTGAGGAAAACGATGAACTGATCGATCACAAATTTGGTGGCAGCACTTAATTCATACGAATTCGTTGCGAAAAGAATGTCCTTCATCGTGTAGGCTTTTCCTACTTCTATTTTTTCCGCTTTTAAATCTGCAGCCTTAATCACAGGAGATGTGGAATTGGAAGCAATTAATTTCGAATCGAAGGTGCGGTCTTCCGTTTTAACGGTAATAACGGCATCATTTCCTTTTTCTACATTGATAACCGCAACGTATTTTGCATCGTCGGGATCAACTTTTATTTCTTCTTTTTTATTGGAATTGGTGTAGGTGATTTCCAGTTTAGCATCGGTAACGGGAGCTCCGTTTTCATCAATGACTTGTCCTTTTACCAATATTACTTTTTCGGGACGCGCTTTTTCGGGTAATTCAAAACGGTAGATGTCGAGACCCTTCGCATTTTTTAATTTGGAAGATGCATAATATGCCAGTTTACCATCAGTGCTCACCATTAATCCATGTTCATCTTCTGAAGAATTAATCGGGTATCCGATGTTTTGTGGTTTGGTCCAGCTTCCATCTTCTTTTTGTTTTGTAAAGTAGATATCGTATCCGCCGGCACCCCAATAATTTTCATTCACCTGTGCTGCGAAATATAAGGTTTTGGAATCGCTGTGCATGAAAGGTGCTTTTTCATTGCCCTCGGTGTTGATGGCCTGCAAAGGACGGGCAGGTCCCCATTTCCCATCTTCTCCGCGATTGGAATACCAGATATCAGTATTCATTTCCTGACCGGGAATATCGCGTACAACGGCGAAATAAAGTGTTTTTCCATCGGCAGAAAGGGATGGTTGAGCTTCCCATCCATTCGGCGTATTAATTCCTGAGCCTAAATTTTCGAGAGCCGACCATTTGTATTCGTACTTGCCGGTATTCATGTTTTTGATGCGTTCGTATTTGGAAGAATACAAATCGCAATTGTTGTAATCGGGAATTCGTTTGTTGTCTTTTCTGCAGGCGCAAATGATCATTTCTTTGTTGTCGACCGATATCGTTGCTCCACCGAAATTATCACCATAGATGTTAAACGGTGCCGGGAGTTTGGTCCCTGCATCGAAGGGGGAATTTAAGTCGGGACGTTGCGATAAGGTGAATTCTTCAACTACGCGACTTGTTAAATCGCCCAATGCTTTTCGGTCTGCCTTCCGTGTAAAAAACAATAATTCGTTATCGGGCGAGATCATGGGTAAATATTCATCCGCTTCGGTGCTCACGTTTTCCACAATAGCGGGAGCAAAGGGGACAGGATTTTTAAAGAAGGTGGAATAAAATTCAATCTCGGGCAGAATCTCTTTTACATCTCTTTTTTTCTCGGGATGATCCAATGCCATTTGTGCATCGTCGGTGATTTTAAATTCCAGAAACTGATTGAACCAGCTCAAGGCATTTTCATAATCTTCGCGCGAGTAGGCGATAACACCAAGGTAATAATAGGGATCGGAATGGTATTTCGGACAAGCCGCAATAAGTCGACGGAAATAATCGTCGGCATATTTATAATCTGTTCCATCCGCATGCGCTTTTTTAAAGGCTTTTACGCCGAGTTGGTACAAACAGGTGGCACAATTCTCATCGATGGCCAGAGCGTCGATTAAAGCTTGTTTACGGTCCTTCGGTTCAACTTTGGTATCGTTGGCTTTTTCAACGAGTTTCTTTACTTTTTTGTCGCTGATAACTCCGCAGTCCTCATCGTCCTGAGCCACTGCGCTCAACACCATGAACAATGCAGTAATGGTTAAAATGGTATTTTTCATTGATCTCCTCCTTAATTCTCCACCGCCGATTACGGTATTTTTTCTATAATGTTTCAAAATGAAAGAAGTTACGGACGAATAATTCAAATTTCATTCCATTTTCGGTTTAGGCAATAAAAAAAGGCAGATCCGGGGGGGACCTGCCTTTCGTAGTGCAAATTGTTTTATTTCAGTTTATCGGCCTGGGCACGTGCTTCATCCAATACCTTTTGGGCTTTTTCATCGGCTTCCTTCTCCAGTTTTTGTGCTTTATCCTCCGCCTCTTTATTCATTTTTTGAGCAGTTTTTTCGGCAGCAGCTTTTTTCAGAGGATTATTTCCTGCTTCGGCTACCAATTTTTCGCCGGCGGTTTTCGATTCCTCACGAACTTTATCTGCGGCCTTTTTAGCTTCAGCACGAATTTGCGCTGCTTTTGCTTCTGCATCTTTCATGATTTTTTCAGCTTCGGCGCTTGCTTTGGCTTTCACGTCTTCTTTCACTTCCTCAATCTTCTCTTCTACTTTCTCTTTCACTTGCTCTTTGATTTCGTTTTTCAAATCCTGAGT
It encodes:
- a CDS encoding VWA domain-containing protein; amino-acid sequence: MRILVLLMLVCNQLSAQENLIPNPSFEDSSIATRKKYEGMGEAGRPLCKDWIVPNQSSADFLPDHRSMLLGYPAALAHSGEGRVGIILAAGSFAQNADKGSYKEYVQARFIHPMDSGKRYRIEFYIAQDRIDKHFALNIGAHISKTQLLRNDHFAFTEKPQIVYEERKTVTAEQGWVRVCGEYLSQGGEEWITLGSFDTTRMISMRSIGKKPEKKSVRAARYAYYYLDDVSVIELRENENCKNSSSQFQQWYFLIDASESMNKEGKWNHLPEGIAQGISYTAEGDHLQLYGFNDEVFSLGNDTIAQAYDYSALLQYHPKGATAVQQGLKKIYSEISQHPENTSVVLITDGQFSLGAFKDTIERYYKHRNISFSVLQIGSKNNKSLRKTAERNGGYYLLSDDSEYGREIAGIVQNEMKDREEVNYGKGKFYVTPAFLFTLILTPIIVVRWL
- a CDS encoding VWA domain-containing protein, whose amino-acid sequence is MALRTILLFGLMHLTVSLFSQENLVINPGMEETVPTPPTHHWNTKLKVNTPLAPDWFTATEATADYFNSHESTMMGSPTVVAHRGQGRIGFICGAKNKYTRIDYKEYPMGKLVRPLEANKNYCVTFHIALDGSSKFAMDSIGFYFSPEPVGLQQTTLIKVKPAYVMPADSIVTAKDGWVEVKAVYPANGGERYIVFGSFSHKDRIKLKSIGEHRPKRFHFSKVKKLAYYYLDDVSVSELPDSTDRPCLSGKTKNVAKSNRYLFLVDVSGSMHAGGNLDSVKQALKNSIRELPAEAEVAMVSFSGEPKLIVPFSSPQAAGLNASIDSLKHGGYTNVANSIEFAYNYLQKSEKAEGTSIMLFTDGIFEVNVPTNKRILQNYHDHQIRFSTFQFGDRTNFDLEKVAAATKADYIKVQSEQLNDMLAPHLYDVVEIPNKEKVYYTHMRFEMIAIRPLRYWLFILIGVALGVKYF
- a CDS encoding OmpA family protein, whose translation is MKHYRKNTVIGGGELRRRSMKNTILTITALFMVLSAVAQDDEDCGVISDKKVKKLVEKANDTKVEPKDRKQALIDALAIDENCATCLYQLGVKAFKKAHADGTDYKYADDYFRRLIAACPKYHSDPYYYLGVIAYSREDYENALSWFNQFLEFKITDDAQMALDHPEKKRDVKEILPEIEFYSTFFKNPVPFAPAIVENVSTEADEYLPMISPDNELLFFTRKADRKALGDLTSRVVEEFTLSQRPDLNSPFDAGTKLPAPFNIYGDNFGGATISVDNKEMIICACRKDNKRIPDYNNCDLYSSKYERIKNMNTGKYEYKWSALENLGSGINTPNGWEAQPSLSADGKTLYFAVVRDIPGQEMNTDIWYSNRGEDGKWGPARPLQAINTEGNEKAPFMHSDSKTLYFAAQVNENYWGAGGYDIYFTKQKEDGSWTKPQNIGYPINSSEDEHGLMVSTDGKLAYYASSKLKNAKGLDIYRFELPEKARPEKVILVKGQVIDENGAPVTDAKLEITYTNSNKKEEIKVDPDDAKYVAVINVEKGNDAVITVKTEDRTFDSKLIASNSTSPVIKAADLKAEKIEVGKAYTMKDILFATNSYELSAATKFVIDQFIVFLKENPNIKIAIHGHTDDRGNPNENLTLSDNRAKAVMAYIISKGISQERITAQGFGQTKPKVPNTSDANRALNRRTEFVITAK